One genomic segment of Desulfovibrio sp. JC010 includes these proteins:
- a CDS encoding STAS domain-containing protein → MSEHADIIFDFTEEDREECLLLCPKGHFNHSTVPLIRDHLYAHCCENGCRIVMCMKDVDMIDSAGLGVMVHAHKACDKYGGMIVFSDFNEMIAKNMKMLSVDKYLNFCPDLQSAFEKLG, encoded by the coding sequence ATGTCTGAGCACGCCGATATTATTTTTGATTTTACGGAAGAGGACCGGGAGGAGTGTTTGCTCTTATGTCCTAAAGGGCATTTCAACCATTCTACAGTACCTTTGATTCGTGACCATCTATACGCGCATTGTTGTGAGAATGGTTGCCGGATAGTCATGTGCATGAAAGACGTTGACATGATCGACAGTGCCGGGCTGGGAGTCATGGTTCATGCCCATAAAGCCTGCGATAAGTACGGCGGCATGATTGTGTTCAGCGATTTTAATGAGATGATCGCCAAGAATATGAAGATGCTGAGTGTGGATAAATATTTGAATTTTTGTCCGGATCTTCAATCGGCATTTGAGAAGCTCGGTTGA
- a CDS encoding PEP/pyruvate-binding domain-containing protein — protein MSNKMTFLGGQSRQFNLYHDLMQVKVRDILLISSPYDAWVMEEDSRISERIVSEYRGLNLSRPPRLTWVSNIDEALELLDVRFFDLVILMPHLTNMDCNDMGRRIKEKIPGIPVAMLAHKQLAVSEKELFENTDRQFVWSGDAELLVAMVKNLEDLLNVEHDTSEVGIRAIIVVEDSPRYLASFLPILYKELVRQTQAVLEEGLNSEHRLLTMRARPKILVARTYEEAMVLFEKYETYILGVISDVRFPRKGILDGNSGIELLKSIKESRDDIPLLLTSNEPENEERAKDIPACFVDKNSPDLMSEIRKFVMEQLGFGDFIFRDLEGNEVARASSLYSLEKSLRTIDQDIFMRHCQLNDFSRWFYARTEIALANTIRPLREKDFPDVETHREHMLDLIRERRMQRQQGVIVSFNPKDFDPDTDFLKIGAGSLGGKARGMAFICSMLARNPWLHDKYSDMVITAPRTLTIGTSGFDDFMEMNDLSYLATTDLDDDKVSEIFSEAFFPGWIEAQLWAYLQEVKYPLSIRSSSLLEDAQYQAYAGLYQTYMIPNDHPDIEQRLKQLVDGIKLVWASTYYKAPKSFSQRVNQRTDEEKMAVIIQEVAGEQYGDYYFPAMSGVGQSYNYYPFGKMKPEHGVATIALGIGKSVVDGEQCIRFSPKYPKILPQCPTLQDSLKNAQTSFYGLRMGNGEVYDIHGDANLEKLDIADFEESLPVRKLASTFLAEEGRIRDTAAIPGPKVVLFAPVLKHKIIPLPSVLTDVLKLAEKGMGGPVEMEFCINLFEDGRKPEFNLLQLRPMSARADLNRIEITDQELKEAVCVSSHALGNAEKDDIVDLLIVRPDSFDVSKTRQIAMEISRINGQLVKQKRKYLLAGPGRWGSADHWLGIPVEWPDISNVSAIIETSSESLKVEPSQGSHFFHNITTLGINYLMVLDKPGNRMDWEWFADQHMIEKGEYISHLRLPAPVILKVDGRSSQGVILPARGSEEYCLLRECVAE, from the coding sequence ATGAGTAATAAAATGACATTTTTGGGCGGGCAGAGCCGCCAGTTCAACCTTTACCATGACCTGATGCAGGTCAAGGTCCGGGATATCCTGCTTATTTCCAGCCCCTATGATGCATGGGTCATGGAAGAGGACAGCCGGATATCGGAGCGGATTGTCAGTGAATACCGTGGTTTGAATCTGAGCCGCCCTCCGCGTTTGACATGGGTTTCCAATATTGATGAAGCCCTTGAACTGCTTGATGTGCGTTTTTTCGATCTGGTTATCCTGATGCCCCATTTGACCAATATGGACTGTAACGACATGGGCCGTCGTATCAAGGAAAAGATACCGGGTATTCCAGTGGCGATGTTGGCCCATAAACAGCTGGCTGTATCGGAAAAAGAGTTATTCGAGAATACGGACCGCCAGTTTGTCTGGTCCGGTGATGCGGAACTGCTGGTGGCCATGGTCAAGAACCTCGAAGACCTGCTCAATGTGGAGCATGATACTTCCGAGGTCGGGATCAGGGCGATTATTGTGGTGGAGGATTCACCGCGCTATCTGGCTTCGTTTTTGCCGATACTCTACAAGGAGCTGGTCCGCCAGACTCAGGCTGTGCTTGAGGAAGGGCTGAACTCCGAACACCGGCTGCTGACCATGCGTGCGCGGCCCAAGATACTTGTGGCTCGTACTTATGAAGAGGCCATGGTTCTTTTTGAGAAATACGAAACCTATATTCTGGGTGTTATTTCCGATGTGCGTTTTCCGCGCAAGGGGATTCTGGATGGAAATTCCGGCATAGAACTGCTTAAAAGCATCAAAGAAAGCCGCGATGACATTCCCCTGCTGCTGACCAGTAATGAACCGGAAAATGAGGAACGTGCAAAGGATATCCCGGCTTGTTTTGTGGATAAGAATTCCCCGGACCTGATGTCTGAAATACGCAAGTTTGTGATGGAGCAGCTGGGGTTCGGTGATTTTATTTTTCGTGATCTTGAGGGCAATGAAGTTGCGCGGGCAAGCAGCTTGTATTCGCTGGAAAAATCCCTGCGTACTATTGATCAGGATATCTTTATGCGCCATTGCCAGCTGAATGATTTTTCGCGCTGGTTTTATGCCCGCACTGAGATCGCACTTGCAAATACTATCCGTCCGTTGCGCGAAAAAGATTTCCCGGATGTGGAAACCCATCGCGAACATATGCTGGATTTAATCCGTGAAAGACGCATGCAGCGTCAGCAGGGGGTTATTGTTTCCTTTAACCCCAAGGATTTTGACCCGGATACGGACTTTTTAAAGATCGGAGCCGGATCGCTGGGCGGTAAGGCTCGCGGGATGGCTTTCATCTGCTCCATGCTGGCCCGTAATCCGTGGCTGCATGATAAGTATTCGGATATGGTAATCACCGCACCGCGCACCCTGACCATCGGTACTTCCGGGTTTGATGATTTCATGGAGATGAATGACCTTTCCTATCTGGCGACCACCGATCTCGATGATGATAAGGTGTCTGAAATTTTCAGCGAGGCTTTTTTTCCGGGCTGGATTGAGGCTCAGCTGTGGGCCTATCTTCAGGAGGTGAAGTATCCGCTCTCCATCCGTTCATCCAGTCTGCTGGAAGATGCCCAGTATCAGGCTTACGCAGGGCTGTATCAGACTTATATGATTCCCAATGACCACCCGGATATTGAGCAGCGGCTGAAACAGCTGGTTGACGGTATCAAGCTGGTCTGGGCATCTACTTACTACAAGGCTCCGAAATCCTTTTCGCAGCGGGTGAATCAGCGCACGGATGAGGAGAAAATGGCGGTCATCATTCAGGAGGTGGCCGGAGAGCAGTACGGTGATTATTATTTTCCTGCCATGTCCGGGGTGGGGCAGTCCTACAACTACTATCCCTTCGGCAAGATGAAGCCGGAACACGGGGTGGCAACCATTGCGCTCGGTATCGGTAAATCCGTGGTGGACGGGGAACAGTGCATTCGCTTTTCACCCAAATATCCAAAAATATTGCCCCAGTGCCCGACATTGCAGGATTCGCTCAAGAACGCCCAGACTTCATTTTACGGGCTGCGCATGGGTAATGGTGAGGTTTATGATATCCACGGTGATGCAAACCTTGAAAAGCTGGATATTGCTGATTTTGAAGAATCCCTCCCGGTGCGCAAGCTGGCGTCCACCTTTCTTGCAGAGGAGGGCAGAATCAGGGATACCGCTGCTATTCCCGGCCCCAAGGTTGTGCTTTTTGCTCCGGTACTCAAACACAAGATCATTCCCCTGCCGTCAGTACTGACTGATGTGCTTAAGCTGGCTGAGAAAGGTATGGGCGGTCCGGTGGAAATGGAATTCTGCATCAATCTTTTTGAGGATGGACGCAAGCCGGAATTCAATCTGCTTCAGCTGCGGCCCATGAGCGCGAGGGCCGACCTGAACCGCATCGAGATTACCGATCAGGAGCTTAAAGAAGCGGTCTGTGTTTCCAGCCATGCCCTCGGTAATGCTGAAAAGGATGATATTGTAGATCTCCTTATTGTGCGCCCGGACAGCTTTGATGTCTCCAAAACGCGCCAGATTGCCATGGAGATTTCGCGCATCAACGGGCAACTGGTTAAGCAGAAACGAAAGTACCTGCTGGCCGGACCCGGACGCTGGGGGTCTGCAGACCATTGGCTGGGTATCCCGGTTGAGTGGCCGGATATTTCAAATGTCTCAGCGATTATCGAGACTTCCAGTGAATCTCTCAAAGTGGAACCGTCGCAGGGATCGCATTTTTTCCATAATATTACTACGCTGGGCATCAACTACCTGATGGTGCTTGATAAACCCGGAAACCGTATGGATTGGGAATGGTTTGCCGATCAGCATATGATTGAGAAAGGGGAGTACATCAGTCACCTGCGATTGCCGGCACCGGTGATACTCAAGGTTGACGGACGCAGTTCGCAGGGGGTAATTCTTCCGGCAAGGGGCAGTGAAGAATATTGCCTGTTGCGCGAGTGTGTGGCGGAATAA
- a CDS encoding efflux RND transporter periplasmic adaptor subunit — MCRSCNCLSQYLPARIITILIILCTFLPLSACKDDKQGLTGYPPAPVTTAKAELKNTPYYLTAIGTVKAIDSITVRSRVTGYLSRIFIKDGQEVTEGQQLFTMDPSPYEASIGQLRAELASDKTKYEQARKDYNRYRDLVERKVVSEENFEEKRLDMKTASDAIAVTQAKLEDARNDLKYCFIRSPIDGLAGYVNPTEGNLIEENKDELVVINKISPIAVNFYLPQKYLAEVQKYSANKTLEVLAITEGRDKPEIGELVFIDNNVDTKTGTIWMQGRFENSNNALWPGNYVEVRLKLYEEDVIRIPMEATCTGPEGKFVWIAHSNNTVDMQPVSVERRMGKLDILSKGLKDKEVIVSDGQLRLFPGAAITVKNSGNNTSAAPKASKEKSGE; from the coding sequence ATGTGCCGCAGTTGCAATTGCCTTTCTCAATACCTTCCAGCCCGTATCATCACCATTCTGATTATCCTTTGTACTTTTCTACCACTAAGTGCATGCAAGGATGACAAACAGGGACTCACCGGCTACCCGCCCGCCCCGGTAACCACAGCCAAAGCCGAACTGAAAAACACCCCTTACTATCTGACCGCAATCGGTACGGTAAAAGCCATCGATTCAATTACTGTGCGCTCAAGGGTGACCGGATATTTAAGCAGAATCTTCATCAAAGACGGGCAGGAGGTAACAGAAGGCCAGCAGCTTTTCACCATGGACCCGTCTCCCTACGAGGCTTCCATCGGGCAGCTCAGGGCGGAACTGGCTTCAGACAAAACCAAGTATGAACAGGCCCGCAAAGATTACAACCGCTATCGCGACCTTGTGGAGCGCAAGGTTGTCAGTGAAGAGAATTTCGAAGAAAAGCGGTTGGACATGAAAACCGCCAGCGATGCCATTGCGGTCACTCAGGCTAAACTGGAAGATGCACGCAATGATCTTAAATACTGCTTCATCCGTTCTCCCATCGACGGCCTTGCCGGATATGTAAATCCCACAGAAGGCAATCTTATCGAGGAAAACAAGGACGAACTGGTAGTCATCAACAAAATCTCCCCCATTGCCGTAAATTTCTATCTGCCCCAGAAGTATCTGGCCGAAGTGCAGAAATATTCAGCCAACAAAACCCTTGAAGTTCTCGCCATCACCGAGGGCCGCGACAAACCCGAAATCGGCGAACTGGTATTCATCGATAACAATGTCGACACCAAAACCGGAACCATCTGGATGCAGGGCCGCTTTGAAAACAGCAACAACGCCCTCTGGCCCGGCAATTACGTGGAAGTCCGGCTCAAGCTTTATGAAGAAGATGTAATCCGCATCCCCATGGAAGCCACCTGCACCGGGCCGGAAGGTAAATTCGTCTGGATCGCCCACAGCAACAATACTGTAGATATGCAACCCGTAAGCGTTGAACGCAGGATGGGCAAACTGGATATTCTCAGCAAAGGTCTGAAGGATAAAGAGGTCATTGTTTCTGACGGACAGCTGCGCCTCTTCCCCGGTGCGGCGATCACCGTTAAAAATTCCGGCAACAACACCTCTGCAGCCCCCAAAGCGTCCAAAGAAAAGAGCGGTGAGTAA
- a CDS encoding STAS domain-containing protein: MTNIKDSIDRFGLGANALGLKEKVEGQNSDSLQTIESVVDQAFQTRFDFIERQKGEFTIFALKGRVSNSTAKFFKDKIYSAVAEDGCKIIINLRYASLIDSVGLGVLINAHKKAEQNGGMVVFTDVPERIMKNLKMLYMDRFLHFAPTMKQAAKMMDW, encoded by the coding sequence ATGACTAACATAAAGGATAGTATAGACCGTTTCGGTCTTGGGGCTAATGCCTTGGGATTGAAGGAAAAGGTGGAGGGGCAAAATTCTGACAGTCTGCAGACTATTGAGTCTGTAGTTGATCAGGCTTTTCAAACCCGGTTCGATTTTATCGAACGTCAAAAAGGGGAATTCACCATTTTTGCACTCAAAGGACGGGTCAGCAATTCAACTGCAAAGTTCTTTAAGGATAAAATCTATAGTGCCGTTGCTGAAGACGGCTGTAAAATAATTATTAATCTCAGATATGCCAGCCTGATAGACAGCGTCGGCCTTGGGGTATTAATCAATGCCCATAAAAAGGCGGAGCAGAATGGCGGTATGGTTGTCTTCACCGATGTTCCGGAAAGGATCATGAAGAATCTGAAAATGCTCTACATGGACCGTTTTCTTCATTTTGCACCGACTATGAAGCAGGCTGCAAAGATGATGGACTGGTAA
- a CDS encoding efflux RND transporter permease subunit, producing MNITELFIKRPVMTALVVIGMVFFGIVGYLRLPVSYLPAVEFPTLQVTAILPGASPSTMASSVATPLEKEFTSTPGLRSMSSVNSQGQTLITLQFDLDRDIDGAASDTQAAISRASGNLPTDLPQQPYYEKFNPADDPVLYMAIWSESMPLYKVNEYTTTFLTDTISMVNGVSKVEVYGESKLAVRVRVNPEKLAARGINIDDIREAIAAQNVKEPVGTLDNKKQSVTVEATGQLKNADEFMPMIFESNEGRTVRLSDVGEVINSVQSDKSGSWIDGKRGIVIAIKKQPGSNTIEVCKTIQEMLPTIRDQIPAGIQMKVLYDRSIPIEEAVYDVQETLMLAIFFVICVIFFFLKNFSATIIAAVAVPVSIVFTFAIMYVLGYSLDTLSLLALTLSVGFVVDDAVVMIENIVRHLEMGKKPYQAALDGAKQITFTIISMTLSLAVVFIPLMYMSGIIGRILHEFAMTITVAILASGVVSLTMTPMLASRILKPGSKLSESDPFFDFLLRMYDKSLHFVMRHRAWTMVGAGLILLATIHFFMVIPKGFLPTDDLSYCQGFAQAKQGISYNAMKSHIKKLEPLLMDDPNIRSVITVAGAPIQNQGYVFPMLVPPGDREMTADEVARELMYKLNNEPGIMCWIQNPPMIRLTAKSTKNLYQYTVQAPDQQELFSLAPKFEMQLRQIPYLTGLTSDLLDQNPELWVKIDRDKASYYGITAHDIENTLNSAYSERKVSTIYGDTDQYWVILQVLPYNQRDPRDLMKLHVANKNGDLIRLDSVASFEEKPGPMQVNHTGMLPSVTYSFNIAPGYSLSDATTSINELALNNLPDTVVSNFEGTADEFQKSMASVYFLLGIAVFVIFMILGILYESYIHPITIISGLPSAAIGGLITLTVFGKDLDLFGIVGVIMLIGIVKKNAIMVVDFALEAEEKENLSPAEAAIKGSLERFRPIMMTTIAAIAGAMPIALGLGAGAQARQPMGLAIVGGLILSQVVTLYLTPVFYTYMDSYQKWTYERGRAKRELLGIPDKKN from the coding sequence ATGAATATCACCGAACTTTTCATCAAACGTCCGGTCATGACCGCGCTGGTGGTCATCGGCATGGTCTTTTTCGGCATTGTCGGCTATTTGCGTCTCCCGGTCAGCTACCTGCCTGCGGTTGAATTCCCGACCCTGCAGGTCACCGCCATCCTGCCCGGAGCCAGCCCCTCAACAATGGCCTCATCAGTGGCAACCCCGCTGGAAAAGGAATTCACTTCCACTCCGGGGTTGCGTTCCATGAGTTCCGTAAACTCACAGGGCCAGACCCTGATCACCCTGCAGTTCGACCTCGACCGCGACATTGACGGCGCGGCCTCGGACACACAGGCGGCCATATCGCGGGCCAGCGGCAACCTGCCCACCGACCTGCCGCAGCAGCCCTACTATGAAAAATTCAACCCCGCCGACGACCCGGTCCTCTACATGGCCATCTGGTCTGAATCCATGCCCCTGTACAAGGTCAACGAGTACACCACCACTTTCCTCACCGACACCATCTCCATGGTCAACGGCGTTTCCAAGGTAGAGGTTTACGGGGAATCCAAACTGGCGGTGCGGGTACGTGTCAATCCGGAGAAACTGGCTGCCCGAGGCATTAATATTGATGACATCCGCGAAGCCATCGCAGCCCAGAACGTCAAGGAACCGGTAGGTACGTTGGACAACAAAAAGCAATCAGTAACTGTTGAAGCCACCGGACAGCTGAAGAATGCCGATGAATTCATGCCCATGATCTTTGAATCCAATGAGGGCAGGACTGTACGTCTTTCCGATGTGGGTGAGGTCATCAACTCCGTGCAGTCGGATAAATCGGGTTCATGGATTGACGGCAAACGCGGCATTGTCATCGCCATCAAAAAGCAGCCCGGTTCCAACACTATTGAAGTGTGTAAAACCATTCAGGAAATGCTGCCCACCATCCGGGACCAGATTCCCGCCGGAATTCAGATGAAGGTCCTCTATGACCGCTCTATTCCTATTGAAGAAGCGGTTTACGATGTGCAGGAAACCCTGATGCTGGCGATTTTCTTTGTCATCTGCGTTATCTTCTTTTTCCTGAAAAACTTTTCTGCAACCATCATCGCCGCTGTTGCGGTTCCGGTGTCCATCGTCTTTACCTTTGCCATCATGTATGTGCTGGGCTACTCGCTGGACACCCTTTCCCTGCTGGCCCTGACCCTATCCGTAGGATTCGTGGTCGATGATGCAGTGGTCATGATCGAAAACATTGTCCGCCATCTGGAAATGGGCAAGAAGCCGTATCAGGCCGCGCTGGACGGAGCCAAACAGATCACCTTCACTATTATTTCCATGACCCTGTCACTGGCGGTGGTTTTCATCCCGCTCATGTACATGTCCGGGATCATCGGGCGTATCCTGCATGAATTCGCCATGACCATCACCGTGGCAATCCTTGCTTCGGGCGTGGTCTCGCTGACCATGACCCCCATGCTGGCCAGCCGCATACTCAAGCCGGGCAGCAAGCTTTCCGAATCCGACCCCTTCTTTGATTTCCTGCTGCGCATGTATGACAAGTCACTCCATTTTGTCATGCGCCACCGGGCATGGACCATGGTCGGAGCCGGGCTTATCCTGCTTGCAACCATCCACTTTTTCATGGTTATTCCTAAAGGTTTCCTGCCCACGGACGACCTGAGCTATTGTCAGGGATTCGCGCAGGCCAAACAGGGAATTTCCTACAATGCCATGAAAAGCCACATCAAAAAACTTGAGCCGCTGCTCATGGATGACCCCAATATCCGCAGCGTAATCACTGTAGCCGGGGCACCCATCCAGAATCAGGGCTACGTCTTCCCCATGCTGGTTCCTCCGGGAGACCGCGAAATGACAGCTGATGAAGTTGCCCGTGAACTGATGTACAAACTCAACAACGAACCGGGCATCATGTGCTGGATTCAGAACCCGCCCATGATCAGGCTGACCGCAAAGTCCACCAAGAACCTCTACCAATACACGGTACAGGCCCCGGATCAGCAGGAGCTGTTCTCACTGGCTCCGAAATTCGAAATGCAGTTGCGCCAGATTCCGTACCTCACCGGACTCACTTCCGACCTGCTGGACCAGAACCCGGAACTGTGGGTCAAGATCGACCGCGACAAGGCTTCCTACTACGGAATCACCGCCCACGACATCGAAAACACCCTCAACTCTGCCTACTCGGAACGCAAGGTCTCGACCATCTACGGCGACACCGACCAGTACTGGGTCATCCTGCAGGTATTGCCCTACAACCAGCGCGATCCCCGCGACCTGATGAAGCTGCATGTCGCCAATAAGAACGGTGACCTGATCAGACTGGATTCCGTTGCCAGCTTTGAAGAAAAACCCGGCCCCATGCAGGTCAACCATACCGGTATGCTGCCCTCGGTAACTTACTCCTTCAACATCGCCCCCGGTTATTCCCTCAGCGATGCCACGACATCAATTAATGAACTGGCCCTGAACAATCTTCCGGATACCGTAGTCTCAAACTTCGAAGGCACGGCGGATGAATTCCAGAAATCCATGGCCAGCGTATATTTCCTGTTAGGAATTGCGGTCTTTGTCATCTTTATGATTCTGGGCATTCTATATGAAAGCTACATCCACCCCATCACCATTATCTCCGGTCTGCCTTCCGCGGCCATCGGCGGGTTGATAACCCTGACCGTATTCGGCAAGGACCTCGACCTGTTCGGCATAGTCGGCGTCATCATGCTGATCGGTATTGTCAAAAAGAACGCCATCATGGTGGTGGACTTCGCCCTTGAAGCCGAGGAAAAAGAAAACCTCTCCCCGGCAGAAGCGGCAATTAAAGGATCTCTGGAAAGGTTCCGGCCGATCATGATGACCACCATCGCGGCAATCGCCGGGGCCATGCCCATCGCGCTGGGACTGGGTGCCGGAGCACAGGCCCGCCAGCCCATGGGCCTTGCCATCGTGGGCGGGCTGATCCTCTCGCAGGTGGTTACCCTGTATCTGACCCCGGTCTTCTATACCTACATGGATTCGTACCAGAAATGGACCTACGAACGCGGCCGGGCCAAGCGAGAACTGCTCGGCATTCCTGACAAGAAGAATTGA
- the gdhA gene encoding NADP-specific glutamate dehydrogenase: MEILELVKNRDPNEREFHQAVSEVVESIKPVLDRNPEYRSAGIMERIVEPERVIMFRVPWADDDGDVHVNRGFRVEMNSAIGPYKGGLRFHPSVNLGILKFLAFEQVFKNALTSLPMGGGKGGSDFDPKGKSDMEVMRFCQSFMLELSRHIGPNTDIPAGDIGVGAREIGYMFGMYKKIRNEFTGVLTGKGLNWGGSLIRPEATGYGSVYFAAEMLNAQGQTFEGKTALVSGSGNVAQFTMEKLLELGCTPVTFSDSSGYVYDEKGVDREKLEYIMQLKNVRRGRVKEYTEKYPEAVYVPVDPDQDHNPLWNHKADCAFPSATQNEINGKDASNLVANGVRVVSEGANMPTMPEGIEIFLDAGMLYGPGKAANAGGVSVSGLEMSQNSMRLNWPREEVDNRLKHIMHNIHKSCMDTAEHYGTPFNYVNGANIAGFVKVAQAMLDQGVV, translated from the coding sequence ATGGAAATTTTGGAACTGGTCAAAAACAGGGACCCCAATGAACGTGAATTCCATCAGGCTGTGAGCGAGGTTGTTGAATCGATCAAGCCTGTTCTTGACCGCAATCCCGAATACCGCAGTGCCGGGATTATGGAACGGATTGTCGAGCCGGAAAGGGTTATCATGTTCCGCGTGCCGTGGGCTGATGATGACGGTGACGTACACGTCAACCGTGGATTCCGTGTGGAAATGAACAGTGCCATCGGTCCGTACAAGGGCGGCTTGCGTTTTCACCCTTCGGTAAACCTCGGTATTCTCAAATTTCTGGCTTTCGAACAGGTTTTCAAGAACGCCCTGACTTCCCTGCCCATGGGCGGCGGCAAGGGCGGTTCCGATTTTGACCCCAAAGGCAAGTCGGACATGGAAGTGATGCGTTTCTGTCAGAGTTTCATGCTTGAGCTTTCACGGCACATCGGTCCTAACACCGACATCCCGGCAGGGGATATCGGCGTCGGTGCCCGTGAGATCGGTTACATGTTCGGCATGTATAAAAAGATCCGTAATGAATTTACCGGCGTGCTGACCGGTAAGGGTCTCAACTGGGGCGGCAGCCTGATCCGCCCTGAAGCCACCGGGTACGGATCGGTCTACTTTGCTGCCGAGATGCTTAACGCGCAGGGTCAGACTTTTGAAGGCAAGACCGCGCTTGTTTCCGGTTCCGGTAACGTGGCCCAGTTCACCATGGAAAAACTGCTCGAACTCGGCTGCACCCCGGTAACCTTTTCCGATTCATCCGGTTATGTTTATGATGAAAAGGGTGTTGATCGCGAGAAGCTTGAATACATCATGCAGCTTAAGAACGTGCGTCGCGGCAGGGTTAAGGAATATACTGAAAAGTATCCCGAAGCCGTTTACGTTCCTGTTGACCCGGATCAGGACCACAATCCGCTCTGGAATCATAAGGCTGATTGCGCATTTCCTTCCGCAACACAAAATGAGATCAACGGCAAGGATGCATCCAATCTCGTAGCCAACGGTGTGCGTGTGGTTTCCGAAGGTGCCAATATGCCGACCATGCCTGAAGGTATCGAAATCTTCCTCGATGCCGGAATGCTCTACGGTCCCGGTAAGGCTGCCAACGCTGGCGGCGTGTCCGTTTCCGGACTTGAAATGAGCCAGAACAGCATGCGCCTTAATTGGCCCCGTGAAGAAGTCGATAACCGTCTCAAGCATATCATGCATAATATTCACAAGTCCTGCATGGATACTGCAGAGCATTACGGAACCCCGTTCAACTACGTGAACGGTGCGAACATCGCAGGTTTCGTCAAGGTCGCACAGGCCATGCTGGATCAGGGTGTTGTATAA